The Thermithiobacillus tepidarius DSM 3134 genome contains a region encoding:
- the lptM gene encoding LPS translocon maturation chaperone LptM: MRSAQAIRSSRPARFAAATVALLLAAALAGCGKKGALYLPDQQPAKPATGQQNGQR, encoded by the coding sequence ATGAGATCCGCACAAGCGATCCGGTCGTCTCGCCCCGCTCGATTCGCCGCGGCCACCGTGGCGCTCCTGCTGGCCGCCGCGCTGGCCGGCTGCGGCAAGAAGGGGGCGCTCTACCTGCCGGACCAGCAGCCGGCCAAGCCGGCAACGGGCCAGCAGAACGGGCAGCGGTGA